The Littorina saxatilis isolate snail1 linkage group LG1, US_GU_Lsax_2.0, whole genome shotgun sequence nucleotide sequence CGTGATAAATGTGGATAGAAAAGCTACTGAAGAATAACTTTGTAGTAAAATCTTAAAATTGATATCGGACACCCCGTGGACGTATGTTTGGGCTTGCCCAGAACCGCGCGTAGGGACaagcgactcattccgtggtggagggtcacatttatcaAATTTGCACTATGTCAAGAAGACAGAAAAATTAACAAATCTTCTGGACCAAACTCTTCAAACCACAGGTCATACTGCATGTAATTCATTCACAAACCATTGTGGGACACCCATATCAATCAGATCAGTGCTTTCAGATGTATGCTTTTTTGCCTCCTTGTAACAATATGATCACATTGACTGGGTTTTGAAAGTTCTAATATGTTGAAATATTTGACATGTCAAGAAAGTGTGATATCGAGGATTAAATGGCCAGAAAAGGTACACTCTttttgcatacatgtacatgtagaaTATGCAACTATAAATATTGTGTGGTAGTACATGTACCTGCATAGGATAAGGTTGTTTATGTATTTTGTTCATACCTTGGTACAGTAAAATGATATTCATGTGTAGACTTGCGACaggttattttcttttgtaggctgatgttttcttctttttcagaaagggagagaggtgtgtgtgtgtgtgtgtgtgcgtgtctgtgtgcatgcaggcatgtgtgtgtgatagaaagtGGAAACGCATGTATATATACTAAGGAGTGGATCGAGTTCAGATGACAAACCTGTCTATTTTGTCTGATTCTTTTTCGCTTGATGAATATTTTCATATTTTcttgaaataaagaagaaatATCACTCCATTGATTTCTGCGTTTTGTGATTTGTTTGCTCTCGCTGTTCATCTTTATCTGTGTTTAactctctcattcacacacacacgcacacacacacacacacacacacacacacacactcactctctctttctttctctcttccacaatccctctttctctttctgtctgtctctctcccataATTTGCACCATGAACTACACACACTAGTTTGCATTTGATGGCATTATGTCGTTGTTTGGGAAGTACATGCTCAGCCAAAAAGATTAAACCTGTTTCTCCCACATGTGTCATTTGTGACAGGCATGTTATCTACCCTTACTTTCTTCACACTTGCATTATACCTGCATGTCCCGGCAGACGACACAGATATCGGTGCATTTTACATAGAACAATCGGGCtagaaaaatgttttttattaACAGAACTGCATCTCTTTGTAATCCACTTGCATCATCTGTTAAAAAAGCACAAAAATGTTAACTCCCTCAAGAATCCAAGAAGAtatccaaatttaaaaaatgaaaatcgATTTTGACCAATGAATTGAATATAAAATATATCCTGAATAAGTTATGTAGACCCAATAAAATAAGTGTGGACAAATACTGATGGGGCTTCACGGCCTACTGCATTGTCCCAAACAAACTAAACTAAATTAAGCTAaactagaaagagagagagtagcaAATGAAAAGACGACTGATCACACGTACAGGGGAAGGGCATGGTGACATGTCAATCTTCTCCCTCTTGgtatttttttccattttattTCCTCCTGTGTTTGTGTCCCGAAAATATTATGCATAATGAGGACAACATCAGGTTGAGGAAAATGTGTGTTATGGGGTTCAtagtcattttgaacatttcaTTTTCACTAGTGAAAAAGTCAGATAAAGCTTAGCTTTAAATTGCACAAGAGCAATTTCACATAGATTATCTTTATACAAAAAATGTCATTTCCAGATTGTTCTGAAAGTGTGTGCAAACATATCATTCACTCCAGATAGATAAAGGGAAATGTCAGGTGTGGAATTGGAAGGCAATAACCCGGTTTAGCCCCGTATTTTGTGAGATTCATCGTCGCACTGAGTGAACCTCAAACTGTCGTTCTTCTTTCAGTGTGTGACGTCATTTCCACGGGGTTAATTCGGGACAAGGTCTTTTTTCGTGAGGAAAAGAGTGCAGACACAAGACAAAAGCGGCCCTGAACATGCAAACTTAACCGGAAGTTAAACCTATTTTCATTTTCCCACAACCAATACTTCCTCTCAAAGCAAAAGATCTACTTCCAGTCGTGCATCAGCGTGAAGCTAGAAAATTGTTTTAGAggtaagacactcagcagtttGACGACAAAGATATAGTTTGTTACACGCCATGAATAATCAGGGACAAATATGTTCATAAAATAAATGGAATGGGTAATGTTGTTGCTTCAATGTTTGTGATGCAACTCGAAATACGACGAAGGTCATAGAACCTGTTTAGCAGCAGACGATTTTAGTGAGTTCCCATTGCTTTTTTCATCTGGTGAATTTGTCAGTTGCCACTGCAGCACAATATTGAGTACTTGATATATTGTGCTGTAGTGGCAACTGAAAAACGAAGTGCATCAGTATCATTGATCAGGTCGTTATAATTAACTGTTATTTGAATGAAAATGTCTTTATTTTTTGTACTTGTGTTTGCACGTTTTTAAATATCATTGGTCCTCTTTCTAGTTTCaatagtgtgtgttttgtggtgGTGGGAGGGGAGATATGACTTTATGAGTGTATCCACAGCACACCAATGTGAATGATTATCATATACTGTCATTTCAGGTGTCATCCATAATGTCAGCTCTACTCCGATCAGCATTCAGGCCTCAAGTGATTCTCAAAGATCTGCCATGGAGTCACAGCATGTCGTCACCGTTTCGTTGCACTGTAAAACAGTTGCATTCTTTGGCACCCGTCTTGACAGTTGTGTCACAGAAAAGCTCCAATCAGTCTTTAATAGCCTGCTCCTCGAATTCTGTTTCACAAAAAACATCACTGCTGAACAATAGCAGATCCTTGCTAAAGGTTGATCTTCACAGCAGACTTTACTGTGGAAAAGATGTGTTTTCCAGGAGTTTCGGTACTTCTTCACAGAGGGCTGCTAAAGAACTGAGCGACAAAGGTGATGTGGTGTACAAAGGTGCGATATCAGGAATGATAAAGGGTGTCAAACTATTTTCCCTCTCAACAAGCGCTATGGGACTGTGCCTTCAGCCAATGGTTTTATTCAGCAACCAGGAGATGCCTACAGGACTCAAATTTGCATTCGGAGGAATCATCAACTTCTTTGTTTTCGTCAACCCCTTCATCATTCACTACATCGCGAAGAAGTACGTCACAGAAATGCGCTGGAACAAAAGTAGTGGGGTCTTCACTGCTGTGACGTACACTTTTTTCCTTCAACGCAGAGAGCTTCAGTTCACAGCGGATCACGTCATAGTCCCTGACATTCCTGGCATGTTCACCTTCCTGGAGGCCAAGGGAACGCCTCTGTTCTTGGACCCACAGGGCTTCCAGGATAACGAGGCGTACGTTCACCTGATGGGCTTTGACAAGCCTCTGGACTGGGAGCTTCCTCCCCCTGCCCAACAACCCAAAAAGGAAGAGCCGCAGAAAGGATAATGAATGATGTGattggggggaagggagggagagagagtgggggagggggcagaTAATGGGTTGCGGGGAGGGGTGAGAaagtgggggagggggcagaTGGTGGGTTGGGGGGAGAGtcgggaagggggaagatggtgggttgggggaggggtaTTAGATCGAGAGTAGGGGAGGGGGCTGATGATGGGTTTGGGGAGGGGAAAAATAGTGGAGTGGAAGGAGTGAGGAAGATGGTGGGGAATGAGGAAGAGGGTGTGGTGAGGATGGGAGCGCCAGGGCTCTttctgtgcgtgttttttttcttctctcaaacTGTTGCAGTTTATTCATAACTGTGTGTTCATGAAAGCGTTCTGTTTGTTGCAGTGCTGCAGCTCTGTCATACTTCATGTTATTTAAGTTTCCTTTATATATTATTGCAAGGAAGCAAAGGCATACTACATGTACACTGTAATACAATTATGCTTAAACTTTAGCTGTATGAGTGTTAACAGGAGCTCTTGTGGTTGCAAGCATAGGTCTATGAATATATATGTTAGAGTCATGCAACTTCTATGTTTTCACAACAACAAATGTTTTGTGCttctacaatacaatacaggtGTTCCAATGCATACACAAATTAAGAAGTTCATTTATGCCTGTAGTGTACAGTACATGTGTCAAGGGTGTGCTATTTCTTGATATATTGAGTGCATGTGTGGGGTTGTATACTTGTGACTGTGGCGAACCTGACCAGTAAACAACAGTTGTAAGCAAAGACATATGTGGAaatctattttatttattgCATGGATTTTTTCATGTCAGGCACATACCTATATAATATGAACCATCATCCTGTCTGTATACTCTCATCTTGACTGTACGTATTTCATCTCCTttttgaatacagtggaaccccccttttaagaccccccccccccccccccctcccattcaagactccctccctataagacctgattttttcaaattttctgttcatattcataacctttgtaaattcacctccattttcagactccctcctttttaagacatgattttctcagatttttggaggtcgtaaTAAGAGTTCCACTGTAAGACAATCATAATAACAGTATGCTGCCAATGTGTCAAGTGTTTTCTCACTTACcgccgcgggttagggggaagaatttacccgatgctccccagcatgtctaagaggcgacaaacggattctgtttctccttttacccttgttaagtgtttcttgtatagaatatagtcaatgtttgtaaagattttagtcaagcagtatgtaagaaatgttaagtcctttgtactggaaacttgcattctcccagtaaggtcatatatattgtactacgttgcaagcccctggagcaattttttgattagtgcttttgtgaacaagaaacaattaacaagtggctctatcccatctcccccctttccccgtcgcgatataaccttgaacggttcaaaacgacattaaacaccaaataaagaaagttttCTCACTCCAGACAGATCTCTGCATAACTCAGTAGCTATACTGTGCAGTGGGTGCATGCACTCTACATAACTCAGTagctaccgtactttccgggtcataaggcgcgactttctTCCTCGAGTTtcacccctgcgtcttgtataaccaagcgcctaatccgtgtatgaaatagcaaacaagaagggcaaagcccatacgactcacatgctttacacatttttcctaccaaaatacatgtgaccttgacccaaggtcaaggtcatccaaggtcatgcaacacaaagctgttaattcaagacataggaagtacaatggtgcttattggctctttctaccatgagatatggtcacttttagtggttcactaccttattttggtcacatttcataagggtcaaagtgaccttgaccttgatcatatgtgaccaaatgtgtctcatgatgaaagcataacatgtgccccacataatttttaagtttgaaacagttatcttccatagttcagggtcaaggtcacttcaaaatatgtatacaatccaactttgaagagctcctgtgaccttgaccttgaagcaaggtaaaccaaactggtatcaaaagatggggcttactttgccctatatatcatatataggtgaggtattcaatctcaaaaacttcagagaaaatgggaaaaatgtgaaaaatagctgttttttaggcaacatttatggcccctgcgaccttgaccttgaagcaaggtcaagatgctatgtatgttttttggggccttgtcatcatacaccatcttgccaaatttggtactgatagactgaatagtgtccaagaaatatccaacgttaaagttttccggacggacggacggacggacgtccggacggacgactcgggtgagtacatagactcacttttgctacgcatgtgagtcaaaaatcaaagagaccgcctgagtaccagtcaaacaacttgtgataatgcatgtttcagctactaggtactaccctggccaagtttcctctcaagacatcaaagagaccgccccagaggttaaactcggtcactgaccccggtgcagtaagtgtttcctctctcagatctatgacaggggaaccacctttcatagcaaaaactgggtcattgacccctgggaagaagatCAGTgtcaacccagctatcacaatggacctgcctttgatctcgccgcacacacagagcacacatatttccactctgtattcttcctttgatgtgcggcttattttcattcttcgaccgcttgttaccggtatacttttttaattttggtgcgccctatcgctGCGCCCAATGGAAAGACCCTtgccttgctctctctcttttactttcTCTCTTACATGAATGCATGCAGTTGCACACAATGCACACAAGGAAGGAATTATTCAAAAAAAGGTAATCAGGAATTCTGAGCAAAAGTCCAAACATAATTACATGTGTTACAACAAGGATTGCAACAATTAACAGTGTGAAAGAACACAGGTAACCTTTTGTTTACAATAAATGCACAGAAGCAccctcagacacacacaaatactctCCAACCAAATAATATCACAGAATCCATGATTTTTGTCTCCAAATTTTAGGTTGGGATTTTTGCACACATGCATCTACAAAAGAAATATCTGTACGCACAAAGGGCTATAGTTTCATTTACCCTTGCATAACTCATTTTTGTAAAAGTATTCaaaacatttgtgaccctccaccacgaaatgagtcgcatgtcacctcgcggggttctgcgctaggcttgatataagtccggagagtgtctggtaacagtgtgagggtcaccttagtcacaggcttataactcaaacagttttcgttcttttctaaaacggttttcaccactggatagagcatataAAACTCTTTAGgacaatgtaaaaatatgaaaatcaagcaaaggtgacatgcgactcattccgtggtggagggtcacatttgagaTTTTTCTCTTTTACTGCTCGCTGCAAGGGTCAGGGGGGAAAATACTGAAATCAAGAATACAAGATTGGATCAGAAATGCTGCCTCCATTGTGTTGATTATGCATGACTTcctaaaaacaacaataacatagAAAAGAAGTTTTATCCACAGTTACATCGAATGTGTCTAATATTTCATTTGTTACAAAGTATGCATAGATCAATGTGATAATGAATAATTATTACAAATGAAGTTGCAGAAACCTTACTGGAAACATACACACGCAACATGTAGCTGCATAATTTGTCCAAAGCTTCATTTGCAATGAATATTTATGCATATAAACTATGGAAGTGTGTGTAGTTTCAAAGCTTCAGAAACGTCTGATAAAATGATAATTTTCCACGTTTTTACCCAAACATGACCCCACAGTGACCTTGAAATTCGACGAGGGTCAACCATATTTTGGGCATGTCTGGAGGTCATCAAACCCTACAAGTGTGTGAAGTTTAAAAGCTCCCCCTAGCTCATAACATGCGAGAAAACCTCAACATTAAATTTCTTgtttacacacagacagacagctgtCCGGACGACTGAACTGTCCTCATTACTGAGACTCTCCTGGTGACTCGGGTGTATGAgtcaaaaacacacagacacatgcaggCATAAACAAAATTTCAGAATAACACAGTTTGATTAGAGAAGCATGATATTTCTGCCTAATTCAATTACTATTATCGCCGCAGAAGTTGAAAAGGATTGTCAACTCTTTCTTGCAGACTGGAcagttgtctttctttttcccgtagttgtctgtctttgtcctGCAGTTGTTTGCGAAGCTGGTCTATCTCGGTGTCTTTGGACTCCAACGAATCTTGCAGGGTTTTAATTACCTGGAAAAGACATAAACAGAATGCTTTTATCCATGTGTCAAGAGCCGTATATATGTTCACATTATTATTTGAAATGTCCCTTAAAATCCACATATCTCCAtatgtttcttgtgtgtgtatgtgtgagtgtgtgtgtgtgagcttcttttgtgtgtgtgagcttcttttgtgtgtgtatattcttcatgtgtgtgtgtgtgtgtgcatacgtacgtgtgtgtgtgcagtttgcAGCTGAAAAAATTCAAtgctgagagacagagagagtatgGGTGTGGGGATGCATTCAGCCATGAGCTTGCAAGTGTATACATACATGCGTGCTTCAGGCATGGTACtcttccgccgatcggcggaaatccgccgaaaacaaaaataaaaaaaatttaaaaaaatccgcCCATTCActtgagattattattttttcttagcttgttatctttcacttatatccctctcagcttcaaggagagggcactaaatacatttgaattagtaaaaagtcatcagcttcagggggcgttgCCCCATGACCCCCACAAAGGgcgctgccccttgaccccgccagggggccTCTTGGACCCCCGGCTTTGTTTCAGCTGAAACtgccattccttcagtaccATGCCTGGTGCTTGTAATAGAGAACTATTACCTGCTGAGGGGTCAAGAACAACTGACTGGTCAGCAGATCGTGTGTGGAAGGCCTGAGTGCTGGAACCTCATGCGTCAGTTGACTCACTGCCTCGGCCTGAAAACAGAATAATTAACCATGGAACAAAGCTCAAGAAATCGTTTACAATAACAGTTGTTGCTGTTAGACACTGGAGAATTCAGTACTAGGTAAATAGCTGTTCAATAGCGTGGGTCCCTTCAATGGCTCCAAATGCTATATGATGTTTCTTACCAGGTATCAACATGtgtgggtttttattttttacagatCTAGCACAATTTAAAAATTGTTCTGACTTCATCTTTAGTTTTTTATCTTTCTCTCCGATGTGCATTGtttactgcacacacacacacacacacagacacctcttcctccctctctctctttttctctcattctctctccaaACAGAAATTCAAGAGAAACAGCAAACACTATCCACTTACATTATGCAATCAACATACACCTATGTTACTGACCTGGTGAGTCCACTCCGCTGTGAACTGTTCAGGAAGTGTCCCTTGTCGTAAACCGTCGATGGTCTTCAGCCTCTCCATGTCTGTTCGGAACAGCCGACACATCTCAAACAGAATGACTCCCAGGCTGTACATGTCACACTGAAAAATAAGGGGCAAAAGACACAATGAACATAATCTGTGCAATGAGAAAAACATGAAGATCACCGCCAAAGCTGAAGTTGCAACTTATTGAAACCTttcattattgacaaaataaaacattacaatAATTCAACGTtttatgttaaaacaaaaatgttttgtcaataatgaaacgttccaataacctacaattcttgatttttgattctgaattttggaacgttagctgtctatctgtttttggattgaAGTTGCAACTTTTAGACGTCCaaaaaaaggatgtttaaaATTAAGTTTCGGAACAGGATTTTTAACAATTCTTAAGAAAATTACCAAGATGGGTCCCCCACGTACTGACTTCTGCATGCGGTTATGGCAAAACTGAATGTTTACTTTCATAAACTTAATACAATTTTTTGTCAGTTTGGCTTCATAGCCTTCCAGTAACAAATTAGAGATGCACAAAGACAACACATATCAACATAAAGATAAACAAAATCTTTCATTACCTGCAGATCTTTGAGaaagatttaaacaaaaaacagcCTGCTACCATTACAAACATCTGCCACATAAACAAGCTCATATTTTCAAAATCCTTTTCCTGCAACCTGATAAACCTTCGTCTTTTACATCTctcatatatatttgtgtgaTAACCTTTTAATCCAAAAGACTTCAGCAAATACGACAAATCTAACCTTGCTGTCATAAATAGTGCCTTTGATCTGCTCGGGAGCAGCGTAGGTCCTTGTCCCAACGCCATGTGTGTGGTCATCATGGTCAAAGGAAAAATCATCTGCAACAGGCATTGTGAGGGGTCTGAGTAAGATTTGAAGAAAAACACCCAATCCagtgtgtaaaaaaaaaccaccaacaaaacaaaacaaaaaaccaaatctttctcacacacacacaggggtgtACCTgaacccgcacacacacacacaatttttctctctcatttctaTGAACATGATGCCCTTAAATGTCCATCCTTCCCACTGAAGGCTAACTCCTCCGAAGAtagagtatggctgcctacacATAAGAACAGCTGTACACATAATCTTCCAATTTGGATAAAAGATTCACCTTCTCTGTAAGAAGTGGCCACACAAGTGTTTAGCATTGGTatgctaaaaaaaaaccacccacacaataataacaacaatcccccgaaatcggcgtatgctgcctaaatggcggggcaaaaacggtcatacacgtaaaaatccactcgtgctaaaaacatgagtgaacgtgggagtctaagcccatgaacgcagaagaacaagaagaataacaacaaaacacaacaatgttcacaacaacagaaacaacaacaacaacaacaacaaaaacaaaaacaaaggcgTAACAATGCTGAACCCCTTGACCCTCCTGATTTTTCAGGCAAGTCAAACAatacagtctctctctgtctttctctgtgtatcattcagtcagtcagtctgtctgtctgtgtgtctgtctgtgtgtccgtcagtcagtcagtcagtctatctgtctgtgtgtgtgtcagtctgcctgtctgtgtgtgtgtcagtcagtctgtctgtctgtgtgtgtgtgtgtcagtcagtcagtctgtctgtctgtgtgtgtgtgtgtgtgtgtgtcagtctgtctgtgtgtctgtctgtctgtccgtcacaTACCTGGTTCTGTAACAGGTGAGGGTGAGGGCAGCGTTTCTCCAGCATGCAGGATATGGTCCTTGGCCAGCCCAAAGTCTCCGATCTTCACGTGAGCTGCATCGCCTTGAAGGAAAATATTCCTGGGCTGGAAAAAATACACACGCAGAACCTCAACATTTAAAGGCTGATGATACATTCAGAGAAGATGACACAACAGTACTTTTgtgtgcagtggaacccccccaccccctcctcatTAAAGGCCTCTAAAAACcggagaaaatcgggtcttaaaaagggggtaattctacacaggttatgaacagaaagtctgagaaaacaaggtcttacaaaggagggagtcttaaaatgggggggtgggggggggggggggtgtcttaaaaggaggttccactgtatcagtttgttttttgttttgtttctttcatcTCTGCCAACAGTAAGTCTTTATGCTGCTTAACTTTTCTTCCGTTTTGGTTCAGTATTTCTTCAACATAAAGTCATTTTTACATGACACCGTCCGACTATGTGGTGCCATAAAAGATACTTTATTTGAGTTGAAATGTCTGCTAGCTTGGCAGTGCGTATTTCTTCAATCAtcataaaaaggagggaatgTGCAATTTCCTTCAATTTTATGTCGTTggtatttagtgtgtgtgtgtgtgtgtgtgtgtgtgtgtgtgtgtgtgtgtgtgtgtgtaactgtatgtgtgagtgtatgtgtgtgtgtaacctgCACTTGTTTAGAAATTTTAGTTTTAGAATACTTTACCTTCAAATCTCTGTGGATCATGCCATGGGAATGGATATAGTCCACAGCCTGAAGAATCTGGTGGAACATACGCATGATGTCTGCAGAGGTTGCCAATAGCTCTGAAAAAGAAGAATGTATTCCTTGTTATAAATGGTTTTGTTGATGTTCACGAACACAGGTGCATGCACAAATACATGTGCGCATTTTTGTATGTATgcttacacacagacatacacacacacacacacacactacatgtaTAC carries:
- the LOC138960888 gene encoding transmembrane protein 70 homolog, mitochondrial-like, with amino-acid sequence MSALLRSAFRPQVILKDLPWSHSMSSPFRCTVKQLHSLAPVLTVVSQKSSNQSLIACSSNSVSQKTSLLNNSRSLLKVDLHSRLYCGKDVFSRSFGTSSQRAAKELSDKGDVVYKGAISGMIKGVKLFSLSTSAMGLCLQPMVLFSNQEMPTGLKFAFGGIINFFVFVNPFIIHYIAKKYVTEMRWNKSSGVFTAVTYTFFLQRRELQFTADHVIVPDIPGMFTFLEAKGTPLFLDPQGFQDNEAYVHLMGFDKPLDWELPPPAQQPKKEEPQKG